From one Pedobacter faecalis genomic stretch:
- a CDS encoding TonB-dependent receptor, producing the protein MKLTTLIMIAAILQVSAGTYAQKITLSEKNAPIKKVLDQIRAQSGYDFLFTNSNLRNANPVSISVKNTELKDVLKQVFEGQPFEYTVLKNSVVVSKREPSILDQIGQFFSAEDIRGVVVDESGKPIPGAGVKIKGTNRGVRTNDQGAFVINVDANTILVFSYVGYETKELRATPNMRVSMTLSQNNLEDLVVVGYGTTKRKDLTGSVASVNLDEVRNVPFATIDQALTGKAAGVQVVQADGSPGGVAKIRIRGGTSLMGGNDPLYIIDGVQVQVQNRYQAGAADIVSPVERGGNDDPNFTVAGSFARGLNSLGGLNINDIETIDILKDASATAIYGSRAANGVVIITTKKGKANQKPVLEANYYTGISSPEKERVLNRDQYIMLVKEAAQNLNNARAALVPALAPNPLATQILNDPNFFGTANTDWMDLVLRNGITQNADVSVRGGGTGSRYYTSITYNKNEGTVIGTDYSRLAGKVSLDNDITSKLRFNTNLDYGFMTNNITNGIYTQAMFAPPTVEPYNADGSVKVIDPASIGAYAYEGFQNPLLLTKGVNKSNTIFLIGNVAGEYDILSNLKFRSSVAVNYNNYRQNNYIPSTASIATPNGTGSSNNGTATQSQAQQTNTFFENTVTWDKEFNENHRLNLLVGTSWQITKSNAFSASGQGFPDDTYLNNLSSAAVTLPATGTSDQNSLLSFYMRANYSLMDKYLFTFTGRSDASSKFPKANRVGYFPSGGVAWRISQENFLKEISWISEIKLRASAGYTGTQNIADNLFYTLYAPVSYAGLNGLSPSQLGNDKLKWESTLQKDAGIDFAFFNARLRGGVGYYEKSTTGVLFPTTVAASSGFNGVTANIANIRNRGLEVELSGDFIRNKNFQWSGTMNVSGNRSKVLALSNDFADPNNPTIYNYGNTVLKVGEPVGLLYGRVFDKILTTQAEVDAYKQGNILAGSYPYLGIGDASYILDDNAFGVPGIRYFKDDIIGRAEPKYYGGYTNRLAYKDFSLTTLATFSYGGDIFYLADVQNQDMAKRTNKSVAILDRWTPENPSATRPRLIQGQGTYAYAASNNVYDASFIKLKSVTLAYQFPKGLTDRLKVNGISAYVSGTNLFTITDYPGVDPETSNDPYSLIGGYSDSGGYPYVRQFSFGVRVGL; encoded by the coding sequence ATGAAGCTGACCACTTTGATCATGATTGCAGCGATCCTGCAGGTTAGCGCAGGTACCTATGCCCAGAAGATTACGCTCTCAGAAAAAAATGCCCCTATAAAAAAGGTGCTCGATCAGATCAGGGCGCAAAGTGGATACGATTTCCTGTTCACCAACAGCAACCTGAGAAATGCAAACCCTGTAAGTATCAGCGTAAAAAATACCGAGCTGAAAGATGTACTGAAGCAGGTTTTCGAAGGACAACCTTTTGAATATACCGTTTTGAAAAATTCGGTGGTAGTATCAAAAAGGGAACCCTCTATACTCGACCAGATAGGCCAATTTTTTTCGGCTGAAGACATTCGGGGTGTAGTGGTCGATGAAAGCGGCAAGCCGATTCCGGGTGCCGGAGTTAAAATAAAAGGGACTAACAGGGGTGTCCGTACCAACGATCAGGGCGCTTTCGTCATCAACGTTGACGCGAACACGATTCTGGTCTTTAGTTATGTGGGATACGAAACGAAGGAGCTGCGCGCCACCCCCAATATGAGGGTATCCATGACATTGAGCCAGAATAACCTGGAAGATCTTGTGGTGGTAGGCTATGGAACCACCAAAAGAAAAGACCTCACAGGTTCTGTGGCTTCAGTAAACCTCGACGAGGTGCGCAACGTGCCTTTTGCCACCATCGATCAGGCGTTGACGGGTAAGGCAGCCGGGGTACAGGTGGTGCAGGCAGACGGATCACCGGGCGGGGTAGCCAAGATCCGCATCAGGGGCGGAACTTCTTTGATGGGTGGAAACGATCCGCTTTATATCATCGACGGGGTGCAGGTCCAGGTGCAAAACCGTTATCAGGCGGGCGCCGCAGATATTGTTAGCCCGGTAGAAAGAGGGGGTAACGACGACCCTAACTTTACCGTGGCCGGTTCTTTTGCACGCGGACTAAATAGTTTGGGTGGGTTAAATATCAATGATATAGAAACCATCGATATTCTCAAAGATGCTTCGGCAACAGCTATTTATGGTTCGCGCGCGGCCAACGGAGTAGTGATTATCACGACTAAAAAGGGTAAGGCAAATCAAAAGCCGGTTCTGGAAGCCAACTATTACACGGGGATAAGCAGTCCCGAAAAGGAGCGGGTGCTGAACCGTGATCAATATATCATGCTGGTAAAGGAAGCTGCCCAAAACCTGAATAATGCCCGTGCAGCCCTGGTTCCTGCATTGGCCCCCAATCCGCTCGCAACGCAGATCCTCAACGATCCGAATTTCTTTGGAACAGCCAATACGGATTGGATGGATCTTGTGCTGAGAAACGGTATTACACAAAATGCCGATGTTTCGGTGAGGGGTGGTGGAACAGGTTCACGCTATTACACATCCATAACCTACAACAAGAATGAGGGCACTGTTATTGGTACCGACTACTCCCGCCTTGCTGGTAAAGTGAGCCTGGATAACGACATCACTTCTAAACTTCGGTTTAATACGAATCTCGACTATGGCTTCATGACAAACAACATTACCAATGGTATCTATACGCAGGCGATGTTTGCACCGCCCACTGTAGAGCCATACAATGCAGATGGAAGTGTCAAGGTTATTGATCCCGCATCAATTGGTGCATACGCCTATGAGGGATTCCAAAATCCTTTATTGCTCACTAAAGGCGTAAACAAGTCGAACACGATATTCCTGATCGGAAATGTCGCGGGAGAATATGATATTCTTAGCAATCTGAAATTCAGAAGCTCCGTGGCGGTGAATTACAATAATTACCGTCAGAACAATTACATTCCAAGCACGGCTTCCATAGCTACACCAAACGGAACGGGAAGTTCTAATAACGGTACCGCCACGCAATCGCAGGCCCAGCAAACGAATACGTTCTTTGAAAACACGGTGACCTGGGACAAGGAGTTCAACGAGAACCACCGTCTTAACCTTTTGGTGGGTACCTCCTGGCAGATCACCAAATCAAACGCTTTTTCTGCAAGCGGACAGGGCTTCCCGGACGACACTTACCTGAACAATCTATCTTCGGCAGCTGTAACCCTGCCTGCTACCGGCACTTCCGACCAGAACTCGTTACTAAGTTTTTACATGAGGGCCAACTACAGTCTGATGGATAAATACCTGTTTACTTTTACCGGCAGGTCAGATGCATCGTCTAAGTTTCCTAAAGCAAATCGTGTAGGGTATTTTCCTTCTGGTGGTGTCGCCTGGCGCATTTCACAGGAAAACTTCCTGAAGGAGATCAGTTGGATCAGTGAAATAAAACTCCGTGCAAGCGCTGGATATACTGGAACGCAAAACATTGCAGACAATCTGTTCTATACGCTGTATGCACCCGTATCTTATGCAGGGCTGAACGGCTTGTCGCCCAGTCAGCTCGGTAATGATAAACTGAAATGGGAATCTACGCTGCAGAAAGATGCTGGAATTGACTTTGCATTTTTCAATGCAAGGCTGCGCGGCGGTGTCGGTTATTACGAAAAGTCGACCACAGGAGTCTTGTTCCCAACAACCGTTGCGGCGAGTTCCGGTTTCAACGGTGTTACGGCAAATATTGCGAATATCCGTAACCGAGGTCTTGAAGTAGAACTGAGCGGTGATTTTATTCGTAACAAGAACTTCCAGTGGTCGGGTACAATGAATGTGTCTGGAAACCGTTCCAAGGTTCTGGCACTGTCAAACGACTTCGCTGATCCGAATAATCCGACGATATATAACTACGGGAATACCGTATTGAAAGTAGGTGAACCCGTTGGACTGTTATATGGACGGGTATTCGATAAAATATTGACTACCCAGGCTGAGGTAGACGCTTATAAACAAGGGAACATACTGGCCGGAAGTTATCCTTATCTAGGAATTGGCGACGCCAGCTATATTCTTGACGACAATGCTTTCGGTGTTCCGGGAATACGTTATTTTAAGGATGATATCATTGGGCGTGCCGAGCCAAAGTATTACGGCGGTTACACGAATAGGTTAGCCTACAAAGATTTCAGCCTTACTACGCTCGCTACCTTCTCCTACGGTGGGGATATTTTCTATCTCGCTGACGTGCAAAACCAGGATATGGCAAAACGCACTAACAAAAGTGTAGCGATCCTGGATCGCTGGACACCGGAAAATCCCAGTGCCACCAGGCCGCGATTAATCCAGGGCCAGGGCACCTATGCTTATGCGGCGAGTAATAATGTTTATGATGCCTCTTTTATCAAGCTAAAGTCCGTAACGCTTGCTTACCAGTTTCCAAAGGGCTTAACGGACCGGTTAAAGGTAAACGGCATCTCGGCTTACGTTTCGGGAACCAACCTGTTCACAATTACGGATTATCCGGGTGTTGATCCGGAAACGAGCAACGATCCGTATAGTTTAATCGGCGGCTATAGCGATTCAGGGGGTTACCCGTACGTAAGACAGTTCAGTTTCGGCGTACGCGTTGGCTTGTAG
- a CDS encoding FecR family protein: MKSEEADQLIEKYNNGKASASERALVESWYLKYPEGARLSEQDLLAEHDAGLHRLNAYLDKGRRIRLLQRVAAAATVFLVLSTGIYFYGSAPQGIKDSITPEQDIAPGGNLAVLTLANGDTLNLSSVKAGVVIGAEGLTYTDGARVGGPNATANPGSAEEITAETPRGGTYRIQLSDGTLVVMNSESKLTFAQYFNDQSRIVELSGEAYFEVAKDPARPFVVKTNGQEVRVLGTHFNINSYTQNRSIRTTLLEGSVRVTASNSELILTPGYQAVLTGGQLSQAKADLEEAVSWKDGYFRFNNESITDIMSKLARWYDIDVAYEGDITDEGFTGTISRFKKISDVLAMLETTKTVHFKIEGRRVTVMR, encoded by the coding sequence ATGAAATCAGAAGAGGCAGATCAGTTAATTGAAAAATATAACAACGGCAAGGCAAGTGCTTCCGAGCGTGCTCTGGTAGAAAGCTGGTACCTCAAGTATCCGGAAGGCGCCAGGTTAAGTGAACAAGACTTGCTGGCGGAGCACGATGCGGGTCTGCACCGGCTGAATGCTTATCTCGACAAGGGGCGGCGCATAAGGCTGCTGCAGCGTGTTGCGGCTGCGGCGACTGTTTTTCTGGTCCTGAGCACAGGTATTTATTTTTACGGATCTGCTCCACAAGGCATTAAGGATTCAATAACGCCCGAACAGGATATCGCCCCGGGAGGAAACCTGGCTGTGCTTACGCTTGCCAACGGTGATACGCTGAACCTCAGCTCGGTCAAGGCTGGTGTAGTGATCGGGGCTGAAGGATTAACCTATACGGATGGTGCAAGGGTAGGTGGTCCAAATGCGACTGCCAACCCTGGTTCTGCGGAGGAGATCACTGCGGAAACGCCGCGCGGTGGCACGTACAGGATTCAATTGTCTGATGGCACGCTGGTGGTAATGAACTCGGAAAGCAAACTTACTTTCGCTCAGTATTTCAATGATCAAAGCCGCATTGTTGAGCTTTCCGGCGAAGCTTACTTCGAAGTGGCAAAAGACCCGGCCCGACCTTTTGTGGTAAAAACGAACGGGCAGGAAGTTCGCGTGTTGGGAACACACTTCAATATCAACAGTTACACACAAAACAGATCGATACGAACCACCTTGCTGGAGGGCAGCGTCCGCGTTACTGCCTCCAATAGCGAGCTTATTTTAACTCCGGGCTACCAGGCCGTTTTAACAGGTGGCCAATTGAGCCAGGCAAAAGCCGATCTGGAGGAAGCAGTTTCATGGAAAGATGGCTATTTCCGGTTTAACAATGAAAGCATTACAGACATCATGTCTAAGCTGGCGAGATGGTACGATATAGATGTCGCCTACGAGGGCGACATCACCGATGAAGGTTTTACGGGAACAATTTCTAGGTTCAAAAAAATCAGCGATGTGCTGGCCATGCTCGAAACAACCAAAACCGTTCATTTTAAGATTGAGGGAAGGAGGGTTACCGTTATGAGATAA
- a CDS encoding RNA polymerase sigma-70 factor encodes MSVYSSQTDAQLLNLLKQDDRGALNEIYRRYQGLLYSHAYRRLADREEVRDIIQELFVYLWTNRHQIQLNTSLSAYLYASVRNRVLNLFRNKKVRDNFAASLQEFIDRGETVIEEQFREKELRALIEKEIEAMPAQMRMVFEMSRKMEMSHQEIAEALNISPHTVRNQVHNALKILRGKLGQKGLLLLF; translated from the coding sequence ATGAGTGTTTATAGTTCACAAACAGATGCGCAGTTGCTGAACCTGTTAAAGCAGGATGACCGCGGCGCGCTCAATGAAATATATAGAAGATACCAGGGGCTTCTTTATAGCCACGCTTACCGCAGGCTGGCCGACCGCGAGGAGGTACGTGACATTATACAGGAATTGTTTGTCTACCTCTGGACAAACCGGCACCAAATTCAACTCAATACCAGTCTGTCTGCCTATCTCTATGCCTCAGTGCGCAACCGGGTACTCAATCTGTTCAGGAATAAGAAGGTAAGGGACAACTTTGCGGCTTCGCTGCAGGAATTTATTGATCGCGGGGAGACGGTCATAGAAGAGCAGTTTCGAGAGAAAGAATTGCGGGCACTAATTGAAAAAGAAATTGAGGCAATGCCTGCTCAAATGCGGATGGTATTTGAAATGAGCAGGAAGATGGAGATGAGTCACCAGGAGATAGCGGAAGCGCTAAACATATCACCGCACACCGTGCGCAATCAGGTACATAATGCGCTTAAAATCCTGCGTGGTAAACTGGGCCAAAAAGGGCTTTTGTTGCTATTTTAA
- a CDS encoding MGH1-like glycoside hydrolase domain-containing protein, which yields MFRISSYIISALAVIAQMFGFSFSGSGQDNTVYNAELRRLKLESQNQLGSQIDQFNAYKERPDSDGPYNATNNKAFLMNNVPLFMSSDSVISKVYNYRWWMISKHLKEYQDPYDNKKYWVVTEFFGVKPWASLSGAITCPAGHQFYDVRWLRDEKYLKSYADYFMSGSASKLNQRENGNFLTYLSRPESHHFSSWMVNGVDAFLKIHPDKQWLQQILLDLERHQKGWDSLFTVKNTSAKTAGMYKILDLYNGMEFSLSAVMGLIASKGPYSIYTDETWRDYYLGWGTTDKAAQTEQAKLYPTAFRKGYPDYYMVRPSLNAYMYGNLKSLSDLYQLNGKSGKSAEYLAKANRLQRKVLKVLWNEEDQFFNSLSAGDNEFGTGDYEARVRESVGYSPWYFNLIPASSYQKYSKAWEMFSSPKGFYHEKGMTTAERQHPYYNEQAYAWNGRGWPYENSMVYKGYANYLRDYKKNASAKEKELLLDYISKLAVMHGKEPNIGEWYIPSNGDGFGGEKDYFHSSFPDMIIEDLIGFKASHSSSFAVQPLLPDNSWDYFYLGNLRYHGHDVDIIWKKDWDTAKPGNQSRLCVWIDGKLQSQATTYKLPAKIKP from the coding sequence ATGTTCAGGATTTCCTCGTATATCATATCTGCGCTCGCTGTAATCGCCCAAATGTTCGGTTTCTCGTTTTCAGGTTCCGGGCAGGACAATACCGTATACAATGCAGAACTGCGCAGGTTAAAACTCGAATCGCAGAACCAGCTGGGATCGCAGATAGATCAGTTCAATGCCTACAAAGAAAGACCTGACTCTGACGGCCCCTACAATGCCACAAACAATAAGGCTTTCCTCATGAATAACGTTCCGCTGTTCATGAGCTCCGACAGCGTGATCTCTAAGGTGTACAACTATCGCTGGTGGATGATCAGTAAGCATCTTAAGGAATACCAGGACCCGTACGACAATAAAAAGTACTGGGTGGTCACAGAATTTTTCGGGGTTAAGCCCTGGGCTTCGTTGAGCGGCGCGATTACCTGTCCGGCTGGCCACCAGTTTTACGATGTACGCTGGTTGCGTGACGAAAAGTATTTAAAATCTTACGCCGATTATTTCATGAGCGGGTCGGCATCTAAGCTGAACCAGCGTGAAAACGGCAACTTCCTTACTTACCTGAGCCGCCCCGAAAGTCACCATTTCTCGAGCTGGATGGTAAATGGGGTAGATGCCTTTTTGAAGATACATCCGGACAAGCAGTGGCTACAGCAAATACTTCTCGACCTGGAACGCCATCAAAAGGGCTGGGACAGCCTTTTTACCGTAAAAAATACGAGTGCTAAAACGGCGGGTATGTACAAGATCCTCGATTTATACAATGGCATGGAGTTCAGTCTCTCGGCCGTGATGGGACTTATAGCAAGCAAAGGCCCATACAGCATTTACACGGATGAGACCTGGAGAGATTATTATCTGGGCTGGGGAACCACTGACAAAGCGGCACAAACGGAGCAGGCGAAACTATACCCAACAGCCTTCCGTAAGGGATATCCGGATTATTATATGGTGAGGCCTTCGCTGAACGCCTATATGTATGGCAATCTGAAATCTTTGTCTGATCTGTATCAACTGAACGGAAAAAGCGGTAAATCGGCCGAATACCTTGCGAAAGCAAATCGGCTGCAGCGCAAAGTGCTGAAGGTATTGTGGAATGAAGAGGATCAGTTTTTCAATTCCTTAAGTGCGGGGGATAATGAGTTCGGCACGGGCGACTATGAGGCGCGTGTCCGCGAATCCGTTGGCTATTCGCCCTGGTATTTTAACCTCATCCCCGCTTCCAGCTACCAGAAATATAGCAAGGCATGGGAAATGTTTTCTTCGCCAAAGGGCTTTTACCACGAAAAGGGCATGACTACTGCGGAAAGGCAGCACCCTTATTATAATGAACAGGCTTACGCCTGGAACGGACGGGGCTGGCCCTATGAAAACTCGATGGTTTATAAAGGCTATGCAAACTACCTGAGGGACTATAAAAAGAACGCATCGGCGAAAGAAAAGGAGTTACTGCTCGATTATATCAGCAAACTCGCTGTAATGCATGGCAAGGAGCCCAACATCGGCGAATGGTACATCCCCAGTAACGGCGATGGCTTTGGCGGGGAGAAAGACTATTTCCACTCGAGTTTTCCGGACATGATCATCGAAGACCTGATCGGTTTTAAGGCATCACACAGCTCCAGCTTTGCCGTGCAACCTTTGTTGCCCGACAACAGCTGGGATTATTTTTACCTTGGCAACCTTCGTTACCACGGACATGATGTTGACATCATCTGGAAAAAGGACTGGGACACAGCCAAACCCGGCAATCAAAGCAGATTATGCGTTTGGATAGACGGCAAACTCCAGTCGCAGGCCACTACCTATAAACTACCGGCCAAAATCAAACCATAG
- a CDS encoding glycoside hydrolase family 2 protein, which translates to MRRICTAILFILACSSAVAQSTIVKYLSGRDKDHTVNWDFFCTDGRKSGYWTKIPVPSNWELQGFGSYNYGHDKVKSNEQGLYKYEFGTGKVDGKRVFIVFEGSMTDTKVMINGKMAGPVHQGAFYRFKYDITDLLKPSGKNLLEVTVSKTSANASVNQAERKSDFWILGGIFRPVYLEIVPQKFIDRVAINAKADGSFEMQVFPENLNGTETIEAQIQTLEGKAAGASFSANAGNTADSVVLRSQLNSPQLWSAEFPNRYQVVVTIKNAGQIIHQVKQKFGFRTVELRKNDGLYVNGEKILLKGSNRHSFWPESGRTLSHSIHLLDVRLMKEMNMNAVRMSHYPPDQDFLDVCDSVGLYVIDELTGWQSKYDTVAGRKLVKELVVRDVNHPSILFWANGNEGGFNRALDNDYAWYDPQKRTVIHPWEKFNGTDTRHYPDYDYMVKSAATGKEVFFPTEFMHGLYDGGAGAGLDDYWNQMLKHPHGAGGFIWAFVDEAILRTDKNGAYDTDGNHGADGIVGPHREKEGSFYTIKEIWSPVYVGLRKIGADFSGRIEVENRYDFTNLNQCTFQWKLVDFPAADKKGTEPIVRASGYPKLANVKPGEKGWLELNLPGSWRNYGALYLTAYGADKKEIFTWSWALKPAEVMVQKTRSARSAQLKADDQGDNLQIICDGTTYVFDKVTGYISQVLRKGETVSLSGGPVLASGAAELKMFSHHEVDGQYVVEASYGGAGALRVRWTFASGTPAKLEYEYGRQDAADFSGITFNYPEEKITGMRWRGRGPFRVWKNRMKGQQLGVWKKTYNNTVTGEHWQYPEFKGYHAEVSWVTVQTKESPFTVYSNDEDVFFQMLRPAKEKDVLNNNVGPVFPEGSIGFLDAINPIGNKFHAARSTGPEGQKNEAKAERIKRTLWFDFGR; encoded by the coding sequence ATGAGAAGAATTTGTACCGCAATATTATTCATCCTGGCCTGCTCCTCTGCAGTGGCGCAATCCACAATCGTTAAATATCTTTCTGGAAGAGACAAGGACCATACGGTGAACTGGGACTTCTTCTGCACCGATGGCAGAAAAAGCGGGTACTGGACAAAAATACCGGTGCCGTCCAACTGGGAATTGCAGGGTTTTGGTTCCTATAATTATGGGCACGACAAGGTAAAGTCCAATGAACAAGGCCTGTATAAATATGAGTTCGGCACTGGTAAAGTGGATGGAAAGCGGGTGTTTATTGTCTTCGAAGGTTCCATGACAGACACCAAAGTGATGATTAACGGCAAAATGGCCGGGCCGGTTCACCAGGGCGCTTTTTATCGTTTTAAATATGATATTACCGATTTGCTGAAGCCGTCAGGTAAAAACCTGCTGGAAGTAACGGTCAGCAAAACATCGGCGAATGCCTCGGTGAACCAGGCGGAGCGGAAAAGTGACTTTTGGATCCTGGGCGGAATTTTCCGACCTGTTTACCTGGAAATTGTGCCGCAGAAGTTTATAGACCGGGTGGCGATAAATGCTAAGGCCGACGGCTCTTTTGAGATGCAGGTATTTCCGGAAAACCTGAATGGTACGGAAACTATTGAGGCGCAAATCCAAACCCTGGAAGGCAAGGCCGCGGGCGCGTCATTTTCTGCCAATGCAGGGAATACGGCCGACTCGGTCGTACTGCGCTCGCAACTAAATAGCCCGCAATTGTGGAGTGCCGAGTTCCCCAACAGGTATCAGGTTGTGGTGACCATAAAAAATGCGGGGCAGATTATCCATCAGGTTAAACAGAAGTTTGGTTTCAGAACAGTTGAGTTGAGGAAAAATGACGGACTCTATGTAAACGGGGAAAAGATATTGCTTAAAGGCAGTAACCGGCACAGCTTCTGGCCTGAGAGTGGTCGCACGCTGAGCCATAGCATCCATCTCCTGGATGTGCGCCTGATGAAGGAGATGAATATGAACGCGGTGCGGATGTCCCATTACCCGCCGGATCAGGATTTTCTGGACGTGTGCGATTCTGTAGGTCTGTACGTGATAGACGAACTTACAGGCTGGCAGTCGAAATATGACACCGTAGCCGGTCGCAAACTGGTTAAGGAACTGGTTGTAAGGGATGTTAACCACCCGTCCATCCTGTTTTGGGCCAATGGTAATGAGGGTGGATTCAACCGCGCACTCGATAATGACTATGCCTGGTACGATCCGCAGAAGCGGACCGTAATACATCCCTGGGAAAAGTTTAACGGAACAGATACGCGTCATTATCCCGATTACGATTACATGGTAAAATCTGCTGCCACAGGCAAAGAGGTATTTTTCCCAACCGAGTTTATGCATGGCCTGTACGACGGAGGAGCGGGGGCCGGTCTGGACGACTACTGGAACCAGATGCTGAAGCACCCGCATGGCGCAGGCGGCTTTATCTGGGCATTTGTAGACGAGGCGATCCTTCGCACGGATAAGAACGGCGCATACGATACCGACGGCAATCATGGAGCCGATGGCATCGTTGGTCCGCACCGTGAAAAGGAGGGCAGCTTTTATACCATTAAGGAAATATGGTCGCCTGTCTACGTGGGACTTCGCAAGATCGGGGCCGACTTTTCAGGTAGAATAGAGGTAGAGAACAGGTACGACTTTACGAACCTCAATCAATGCACCTTCCAATGGAAACTGGTCGATTTTCCTGCGGCAGACAAGAAAGGTACGGAGCCTATCGTAAGGGCATCGGGTTATCCTAAGCTGGCGAATGTAAAACCGGGGGAAAAGGGCTGGCTGGAACTGAACCTGCCGGGCTCATGGAGAAACTACGGCGCCTTGTATTTAACTGCTTATGGGGCCGATAAAAAAGAGATTTTTACCTGGAGCTGGGCGCTGAAGCCAGCTGAGGTGATGGTTCAGAAAACGAGATCCGCTCGGTCGGCGCAGCTAAAAGCGGACGATCAGGGCGACAATCTTCAGATCATATGCGATGGCACGACCTATGTATTCGACAAGGTAACCGGGTATATCAGCCAGGTGCTCAGGAAGGGAGAAACTGTGTCCTTGTCGGGCGGACCGGTCCTTGCAAGCGGCGCAGCCGAATTGAAGATGTTTTCCCACCATGAAGTTGATGGCCAGTACGTGGTTGAAGCGAGTTACGGGGGTGCAGGTGCTTTGCGTGTTAGATGGACTTTTGCTTCAGGTACACCGGCAAAACTCGAATATGAATATGGTCGACAGGACGCTGCGGATTTTAGCGGTATAACCTTTAATTATCCCGAGGAAAAGATCACCGGTATGAGATGGCGCGGGCGCGGACCTTTTCGCGTATGGAAGAACCGCATGAAGGGTCAGCAACTAGGCGTATGGAAAAAAACCTATAACAATACCGTCACCGGAGAGCATTGGCAGTATCCTGAGTTTAAGGGCTACCATGCTGAGGTAAGCTGGGTAACGGTGCAGACTAAGGAGTCGCCGTTTACGGTGTACTCCAACGATGAAGATGTCTTTTTTCAAATGCTCAGGCCGGCGAAGGAAAAGGACGTCCTGAATAATAACGTCGGACCAGTCTTTCCGGAAGGGAGCATAGGGTTTCTGGATGCTATTAATCCGATCGGCAACAAATTCCACGCAGCAAGATCCACAGGCCCGGAGGGTCAGAAGAATGAAGCAAAAGCGGAGCGGATAAAGCGGACGCTATGGTTTGATTTTGGCCGGTAG
- a CDS encoding LacI family DNA-binding transcriptional regulator, whose protein sequence is MFQAATIKQIAQALSVSPSTVSRALTDSHEVSAETKRQVLAYAEKVNYRSNPVARGLRNKRTNSIGVSVADIANSFFSQAINGIESVAYERGYHVIITQSHDTYHREVINVEHLANRSVDGLLISMSSQTTDYSHVTNLHQRGLPLVLFDRIIPEMQTFKITTDNVRSAFEATSLLIQKGYKKIAFLGNAPHLSITQERLQGYSDALAAHNLNLEQHLVKYCYEGGRNREEIKAIVQELLSAPWGTEALLIASDRISTETVRVLSMLNVPRPLSIIGFSNSEVIDLLSPGISYIRQNAFEMGRIAAQKLITLIESKYPVYEFDTTLLSSELHWVGI, encoded by the coding sequence ATGTTCCAGGCAGCAACAATCAAGCAAATTGCTCAGGCCTTGTCGGTTTCCCCATCTACCGTTTCGCGGGCGCTGACCGACAGCCATGAAGTAAGTGCCGAAACAAAACGGCAGGTGCTTGCCTATGCAGAAAAGGTAAACTATCGTTCTAATCCTGTTGCACGTGGTTTGAGAAATAAGAGAACCAATTCCATAGGTGTCTCGGTGGCCGACATTGCCAACAGCTTTTTTTCCCAGGCCATCAACGGCATCGAGTCGGTTGCTTACGAGAGAGGCTACCATGTGATCATCACGCAAAGCCACGACACTTACCACCGCGAAGTGATCAACGTAGAGCACCTGGCAAACCGCTCGGTTGATGGCCTGCTGATCTCCATGTCGTCGCAAACAACAGACTACAGCCATGTAACCAACCTTCATCAGCGCGGCCTGCCCCTAGTCCTGTTTGATCGGATTATCCCGGAGATGCAGACCTTTAAGATAACCACAGACAACGTAAGGTCGGCCTTCGAAGCAACTTCCCTTCTCATCCAGAAAGGATATAAAAAGATCGCGTTTTTAGGTAATGCCCCACATCTGTCGATTACGCAAGAACGCCTTCAGGGATATTCAGATGCCCTGGCTGCACACAACCTGAACCTTGAGCAGCATCTCGTTAAGTACTGCTACGAAGGCGGAAGAAATCGAGAAGAAATAAAAGCCATTGTACAGGAACTGCTGTCGGCACCATGGGGAACGGAGGCGCTTTTAATTGCAAGTGACCGGATCAGCACCGAGACCGTCCGGGTTTTAAGTATGCTCAACGTGCCCCGCCCTTTAAGTATTATAGGCTTCTCCAACTCGGAGGTGATAGACCTCCTGTCGCCAGGCATTTCCTACATCCGCCAAAATGCATTTGAAATGGGCAGGATCGCTGCCCAAAAACTCATCACGTTGATTGAAAGCAAATACCCGGTTTATGAATTTGACACGACTTTACTAAGCAGTGAGTTACACTGGGTGGGTATCTGA